In Balaenoptera acutorostrata chromosome 8, mBalAcu1.1, whole genome shotgun sequence, the genomic stretch GACTCCTTGGGTATACCTCCAGAGACTAAGATACTTCTGAGAATGCTGGCTGAGGGGGAAGATACGGGAATGCTTATCTGCCTGCTTCTTGGCTTTTGACAGAAACCAGCGATGCATGTTCTCTTTTCCCTTTGCCATTCAGGGGATTTTTGTCAGGGATATTCCATAGGATATGCacttgtctcatttttttcctgagggACTACAGAATTTACAAGTACAAAGTTGGGCAATGCCAAAGTTTTATAACTCCTTTATCTTAAAATCTTTGAGAAGGAACAACACTTGATACTTTGTGTGTTGTAGAGAAGGAGGGATCACATATTGCAACATTTTTGTAGGATGCACAATCAACATACGGTCTAGTTACTAGCCTGGAATTTGTTTACTGAAACACAGAAGAGTTGAGCCCATTTTTAGGTTCTGTCTGTACTTGCAAAATAGAATGCATCCAATTTCACCAAACTCACTATATTTCCTCATACCTTGTCTATTTTCCAGTGACGTCTCTTCCAAGTAAGGTTTTCAAAGGGTGAGTGCTGGGGTATCGTGTAATGGGACAGTCTTCCCTCAGGAGTTCCATGAATAAGCAACTAAATCCCCTCATTTCAAATTCCTGTCTTGGTTTTCGTGTGGGGTACTGAATGTATTCACTGATTGAAATCTGATGACTCAAACATTGCTCTGGAGGTACTTAACTGTATAAACTTATGCTAAGTCCAGAGATtcaaattctctttgctttttatctCTATAGGATAACATTTCCCACcagtttttgaaattttagatAAATCATTTAACATGGTGAAATTTTCCTAAGTCTAAACAGACTGAACCGtcagaagtaaaattttcaaGGAGCCATACGGCCAGATGCATCGGAAGCCCATTTTCCAATTGGCCTTTCTGGAaagtctgtggactttttggccCATATCCAATAAGATTTTGGGTAGAAACGTGaagattcttttcattctcacttCACAAAGGACTAGTTTTTAGTTTATGTCTCCTGATTGGCTCAGGTCCTCCCAAATCTGACCTCTCTTTAGCAGCTCTCTAGCTTTTCTAGAGCAACAATACAGAGGGCAGGCAGAGAAAGGGGAGGAACAGTCTGGCCAAACAACACAACACAGTGTGGAAATGCCTCATGTAAACCCAGCCTGTCTTGCATCTGAAATACAAATGAACCAGAGAGAAAGTATCAAACACACCAGGTGTAATAGCTgctcttatttaaaaattcacagtTGTCATCATCGAATGCACTAGCTGGAGCTTGCAGAGAAGGGAACACAGATGACTCTCAACCTTGGCCAAGCTAATTGAAACCATAACTGGATATTAAGATAGCTCTCAGCACAAATTATGACGGGCAGTCTTTCCTTTTTGCGCTATTAGGGACCCTTGGCAGAGAATGACTAAAATGCATTTCTGGAATCTGTGTTGAGACCTGTTGCCCTGGTAAGTCATTTAAAGAGCAGGTACCTCATGGATCGCTCGCTGAGCTGCAGGAAGCTGCTGGTGTCATCTGGGTTGTCTTCCTCATTGGCGAGCTGGGACCAGCTGTCTGTGCTCTCTCCACTGCTGCCAGGAGGGTTGGAGAACTCATCGGGGGCTCTGCCTTCTGTTGAGACTTCAGCCTCTGGTACATCTCTGGCATCAAGGCTGTCACTGTAGATGGTAAGATATTACTAAGAGTGCAGGCACAAGACTGACCTTTTCAGGGGAAAAGGTCAAAGTCAGAAGGGCAAAGATGGATAGCTGTTCAGTGGCTGATGAAATTgtttgcataatttaaaaaatcaacttggAATTAATGAATACTTTCAATGAAAGCATTCTAGggattttaaacatataaaagaaaTCGGTAATCTATAAAATGGTTGAACGTGCAACATGCGTTGATCAGTACACTGCATGCTCTGTTGAGCATGGATCTCCGCCATAGTGAGCGGGATGTCCTAGGACATAGATGGAATCTTTCTTTTAGGCTAATCCTCTGCTGATGCCCTAGGTCCCATTTTGCCTTTTCAGGATTACTCTCTACCAgctttcttatttcttcatttgaTCTCTTTCTACTGACTTCctccattcatttaaaaaacatgttgAAGCAACCCGGCCTGCATACATAAGAATTATTGAAGGGCAGTGgtgtttaaaataaagataccCAGAGCATCCTTCCCCTGAGATTACGATTCAGGGCTTCTGCAGGAAGGCCCAGAAACCTGCATTTTAAACAACCACCCCTGGTGATTCTAATGCAAGTTGTATGTGGACCATGCTGGGAGAACAACACCCAGCCCACTTCTAGTGGTTTACCAAACCATTTTGCCTATAAATGCCTCTATACATATTTTGCACTTGcagccacctttttttttttttttaccccatcCTCTCCCTCTAAAACCGCTGATTTATATCAGCATCACTTTTCTGGATGAGCACCTTTTTATATCAAGCATTTAACCCTTGATCTGGCAAGCTTTTTTCTTCGAAAACTTTCTTCGTTGGCTTCCCATGAATTTCCGCCTTTCTGGACACTCCATGCCTGGAACCTggttctctctttgtcctttagACATAGTATAGCCAGTTCTGATTGATTCACTACCCTCCTTTCCAGTCTGTCCCTAAGCAGTCTCATCTATTCTGCCTGTGAAAATAGCTTCCAAATCTGAGCTCCAGGCAGGGTCCCTCTTCCTGATTCTGGGGCTCTTTTCCTCATTTGGTCTTCTGAACATCTCCAATCTGTCTCACAAACATCTCAGAATCAATCTACATAAAACAAATTCTAATTGCCCTTCCATCCTTTTCctgtatttcttatttcattgacTTTTCTGAGTGTCTGGGCTTAAAATCTTGCAGAAAATTTCTGATTTCTCCTTGACCTTTACATTCAATCATTTGTTATGTTTTTCAGTTCCATCTCTAAAGTATCTCTCACATACTTATCTCTGTCTCTGTGCTCGGGTAGTTATGTTAATTTAGGTCTTCCTAAATCTCTAGAATTTAGATTTGGAAGGAACCTCACAGATTTCCTGTAGATTAGGATGCCAAAGCCCAGTGAGGTGGAATGATTTACCTGAAGTTACAACAAGAGTTGGTACCAGACATCGGATCTCAAGTTTTGAGACTCCTGGGCACTGAACCTTGACTTCTTGCCTGGACTATATTGTGTCGGCCTCCTAATAGTTCAGCCACGACTATTCTTCCTCTTTCAAAACCGTCTTCATACATATGCCAGGTTAATGTTAATTAACATTCTCAAGGCATATCTTTGGTCTTTCTTGTCAAAAACCTTCAAGAACTTCCTAAAGCTAAAGTCTTTCCTTCATGGTCTTCCCTTGCCTCTCCAGTTTTATCTGTCTGACTCTAGTTCATTACTGAGCAAAACCAGACTCTCTGCTGCTCCTCAGATATGCCATAAATTTACTGCCTCTTGATCTTTGCCCCGTTGCTTCCTCTGACCAAATGCTGGAGACCAGGGTGCTTTGAGCACTGTTTCTGCAGTCCAGAGCTGTAGCTTCCACTTCTACCATGTGTCGTCTGTTCAACTTGGACAAGTTAATAAAACTTtccaagaaaaataagaacactaACCTCATAATGGTTTTTGGAAGAAATAagctagaaaataaaatcatttaatgcATCTATCTTAGTGCTTGCTATGTAAgtatatattattctttattaGTAAATTATATAATTCATTAAGAATCATTAGTCTAATAACATTCTTTCCTGATCCTTTTTTCTTACCATTCCTTAGCCAAGATGCTCTCACCTCCCCGAAGTCGTCCTTAATCTCCCTCCCTAGGGCCATCTCTCTCTTGAATGATCAAAgcaatttgtctgtttttctttctttttggtagCACTTAATGCTTCCTAGTTTGCAGTCTAGTGTATATACCATACATTATTAagagcttttatacttttttatgtatttggagTAGAGCTGTgaacacattaaatattttttagatgaaTATGTTATTGTTAAAATTGCCTAGCTTAATAAGTAGAACCATATTCAAATTTAGATAGCCCTACCTATTAAGTCTTATGTGGAAAGATCTGAGAAAGATCTTTCTTGCAAGCTAACGGCATTCTGAATAACTACGGTATTGAGGTGTGGCAGTTTCTATCACACTCTACTGCTAACACTTGGTTAAAGCAGGTTTTTAATAAGCTCGACTTTCCATTTGTTTGCCTGgcacagtgacacacacacacacacacacacacacacacacacaaagtgctcTGGGTTAGAGATCAGACCATTTCTTTTCTCACAGAGCAGCTTGCATTCATTCTCTGTGCCCCAATTCCCTACTGCACACTGCACCTGTAGTGAGGTTTGCACCACAGGAGAGGAACCTCAAAATTATCATGCCTGGACACATCTGCCTCTCTTTTTCtccagggagagaagggagagagagagagagacgatGGAGGAGAGAGCATTTTGCTCTAGATTATAAACGCATTCAAATCTTTTCTGCGGAGAGGAGGAGATGTCACTACCCTGGAACTTAATTAAATAGCTCCAGGGAAATGAATCACTGTATCTCTTTAGAAGTCTCTATCTTCAGGGTTAGTATTTGATCAACCTTCAGTCCAGGTGCCAGTGCTCTTTGCTCAGGAAGCCAAATGTACAGAAATGTGAACAGATTCATGGAAACTTTTCCCCATAGGCTCATCAAAAACAAatagcataaaaaagaaacaaacaaaaaacaaaaaaacaaaaaaaactaatagcataaaaaaaaggacattaatgtttgcaaacaaaaagcaagagtGTATTTCTCAGTTGACGATGAAAAATATGGTAAGTCGGTGAGTGGAGACTGGAATGCTTTTCTTGGCCCTTGTGCACTGGCTGTAGAGAGTAATGGCAGCTGCCGGTCCGCACTGAGAGCTGTCCTCAGGTTGGGAATTGCCTTGCCAGGGTTATACCCTCTCCCAGTGAGCACCCCAATGACCAGCtgacacagagatacaaaaaccCACCCTTGCCTCAATTTGCACTAAACATGACAGACCATCCCAGCTTCAGGGTTTCCTATAGGATGCGCTGTGCCCTCAGGTGCAAACATATTTGGGGGGGACCATCTCCCTCTGTCCACTcttgtctttccttcttccttaccCATGTATGTACACTTTTCTCTGGCGAGCACTCCTtcacaaattatatatatttgcctGAACTCTCCTTCTCGAGGTCTGTTCCCAAGAAATACAACTTAAGACACTTGATCACTTTTATGCAAAACACTTGATTGGTTACAGAAAGATCTACATAATTTTCCTCAATCTTAGAATTAGTACTGTTATCCTTTCTCCAAAATGGTTGTACTTTTtacaatatttgttaaaatgagtTCTAGTATAGAGTGTAGAGTTTCAAATGCATAATTTTTGGGGTGTGATTAAATATCCCCCTGATATGTGAATGAATTACATAGGTAATATCACACCAAATCTTGTCCCTAAGATTCCTTCTCAAAGCATCTGTACAGGTGCGGTTTTGACGTGTGGCTGTTTGTAGTGTGATCTGTTGCTAACATTTGGTGAAAAGAGATCTTTAATAAgcttgatttttctttccaaaatgttGAGATTTTTCTAAATTGAGCAGGTAGAAAGGGGAAGAATGGATGTAGCCAAAGGAACATTCACTGAATTTAACTAAATTCAAATGAAAGATAAGTTAGTTCACTGATGACAAATAGAAACAATATACATATTCCCCAAAGTGGAAATGAGGCAAGTACTCAGCACAAAGGGGAGGGCTCCTAAACCATTTGTTTACTTGGTTAAAAAATAGTTTCCTGGACTAATTCCTTACTGAATTAGGACcttatgttattaaaaaaattcattatagGGTATTTCTTACTAAATCAGAAGTTAAATCTCAGTGATTGACATTAAACATCCAGCTTAAAAACGAATCTGTCagtatattatattttatctcaATTTCCCACTCTATTTACAGTAAATCTCATATCCCATGTCACATAACTAGGGATTCAGAATGAATAGTGATTATATCTAAAACActagtttccattttcttttgagaGAAATTTATAGGTTTGTTCATctttcccagactgaaccaggaggaaacagaaaatataaacagaccaatcacaagcactgaatttgagactgtgattaaaaatcttctaacaaacaaaagcccaggaccagatggcttcacaggcgaattctatcaaacatttagagaagagctaacacctatccttctcaaattcttccaaaatatagcagagggaggaacactcccaaactcattctacgaggccaccatcaccctgaatccaaaaccagacaaagatgtcacaaagaaagaaaactacaggccaatatcactgatgaacatagatgaaaaaatcctcaccaaaatcctagcaaacagaatccaacagcacattaaaaggatcatacaccatgatcaagtgaggtttatcccaggaatgcaaggattcttcaatatacgaatatcaatcaatgtgataaaccatattaacaaactgaagtataaaaaccatatgatcatctcaatagatgcagaaaagctttccacaaaattcaacacccatttatgataaaaaccctccagaaagcaggcatagagggaacttacctcaacataataaaggccatatatgaaaaacccacagccaacatcgttttcagtggtgaaaaactgaaaccacttccactaagatcaggaacaagacaaagttgtccactctcaccactattattcaacatagttttggaagttttagccacagcaatcagagaagaaaaagaaataaaaggaatccaaatcggaaaagaagaggtaaagctgtccctatttgcagatgacatgatactatacatagagaatcctaaagatgctaccagaaaactaccagagctaatcaatgaacttggtaaagcagcaggatacaaaattaatgcacagaaatgcacagaaaaatctgaaagagaaattaaagaaacactcccatttaccattgtaacagaaagaataaaatacctaggaataaacctacctaaggagacagaagacctgtatgcagaaaactataagacactgatgaaagaaattaaagctgatacaaacagatggagagatataccatgttgttggattggaagaatcaatattgtgaaaatgactataatacccaaagcaatcaacagatacaatgcaatccctatcaaactaccaatggcatttttcacagaactagaacaaaaaatttcacaatttgtatggaaacacaaaagaccccgaatagccaaagcaatcttgagaaagaaaaatggagctggaggaatcaggctccctgacttcagactatactacaaagctgcagtaatcaagacagtagagtgctggcacaaaaacagaaatatagatcaatggaacaggatagaaagcccagaggtaaacccacgcacatatggtcaccttactgttgataaaggaggcaagaatatacaatggagaaaagacaacctcttcaataagtggtgctgggaaaattggaccgctacatgtaaaagaatgaaattagaacactccctaacactatacacaaaaataaactcaaaatggattaaagacctaaatgtaaggccagacactatcaaactcttagaggaaaacataggcagaacactccatgacataaatcacagcaagatccttttgacccacctcctagaacaatggattttattgtctttctttAAAGACTATTGGACTCATTCTAGGTTAAATTAGCTTCAGTTCAGCCTGATTTTTCAATGCTTCTCTTCAAGTTTTGTTAGGGCAAGTTTagatcagtttttatttttcagggatAGTTTAGCCCTAATTCTATCGTATGATTTCTTTCAGGGTCTCTGCTAAATCCTGCATATGTTTAACATGGTTTCTCCACTGTGGCTGGTTGGAACTAAACTTTTCCTAGTCCTGTGTGAGCGTGTGGCATTGTTTAGCTTACAGCTTTCTAGCTTCATGGGGTTTCACCTAACATGCATGGCTTAGGGTTCAGTAACAGACTCGAGGGGATCCCTCTACAGACTTCTGGAGTTCTTTCTCTGAGAGTGCCCTCCAATCTCTGAAGTTTCAACTGAGTAACCATTGAGTTCTGCTCAAATTTGTCCTCTTTGTACTTCTGTCTGAAAAGGGAATCCAGGCAGAAAGTTGGACTATTATAAAGCTCaccatgtttgttttccttaTCTCAGAATGCTGCTTGTTGTGAAATGTCTGACAacagttgtttcatatattttgtccacttTTCTAGTTATTTACAGAGGGAGAACAAGTTCAGCTTCAGTTACTCCATCATGGGTGGAAACAGTAGTCCTTTCACATTTatcttttatagttttctctgcAGATATGCCATTCAAGTTTTGATTCcaataatctaattttaaataattatgtttatATCTAGCAATGTTTAATTTCAATGATTATACTTATCTCTTGTAGTAATTAACTGACTTTTAACTCTACCTCATTCTATTTTGATTGCAGTTTTTCCCACTCCTGTTTTGTATaccttaatttttcaaatatttaaaatatgttatattcTGTATCTGATCATCCCCACATCTGCAATCTTTGCTAGCGATAATTTTACTTTGATATTTGTGAGTCTTGCTTATAGTGCCTTGATTCCTGTGTATCTTGAAATTTGAAGTTCTGAGCCCATATTTGATAGGCATTATCTATCGAAATCCTTTGAGACTTGGGATTAAATATCAAGAGATTTATTTTTGCCTCTGCTAAGGTCTCACAGTGTTGTTAACCTAAGATTGCTTTAAGGTAATTTACCAGTTTGTGGTTTCCTACATCACACAGATGGTGCAAATTAGAACCCCAAACATGCATTAAGGCAAGCTGTGTTTATAAATTCTCAGGGGAATTTCTCTTCTACTCTGAGCTCTACTCACAAAGATATGTTTTCTTATCATGTCCTTTTTCTGGTGGGTGGACTAGTTTCTAGCTAGAACACCATAATGCTAGAGACACAAGTACTTCAATTCAATTCTTCATTTCGCCGGcaccctttctctcttcctttaggTCTCGTCTCAAATGCCAACATCCTATCTTAAGTGGCCACTTCCCCCAAAAGGTAACTCTCTACCACATTACTCTTTTTATTCTCCTCTCATCACACTCTACATCACACACGTTTTCCAAAGGGTTTTTCCATGCATCTTGTCTGTCTCTCGCACTGGTGTGTAGGAGCTGTGGAAACAGACACTAAATCTCTATTTTCTTCTGTGCTTGCAGACCCAAGGGCAGTGTGTATCACAGGTGAGCgtgcaaatatttgttggatgaataattatttttcttgaagcaaatataaatgaatacacagcacaaaatatatttctaaaaaaattatgttaagtCAGTGAGTACAACATGTGAATGCTCAAAATTCTCAGTTTGGTGTTTATACCTTGTGGTCTCAAATTATCAAAAAGTTAGGTAATTGCTTTTCAAAAATCTCAGAGAAGGTGGCTGAGTTAAGAACGCATCGCTGCTCACCAGTAGGataatattttcccccaaatcaaGAACTGGGTTATCCTAAGTCACCCTTAAGCTCTGTATAATTGATATAATTTGGTACCTGGACAAATGTGCTAGCCTAAAATACAATAGGTATTTCCATTTGGGCCTGCCATGATtaattctgaattctgtttcaaataacaaaaacctaaaaaagtaagaatgtgatttttatttcatcatgTTGACATTTTATGAAGTTTTTAGTAAGAATTATGAAAATGTCCCTCAGAGAATAGCCTAAAAATATCTTCAGGACATGACACCTCCCCACTTCCAAACAATCAAGAGTGCCTGTATCatttccctccctcttgtgtaTAAGCGGGTAGGAAGTCTTTCACAGGACATTGAGTTCCATGTTTAGCTATTTTGACATGTCAGATCCCCTGATAACAACTCTGAGATTAGAAAATGTGATCTAAATAGAACTAATTTCCCCTTTTGCAAATCCTGAGCATTCTCTAGTTTTAATAAAATTCTCACACTGTTCGTAACAGGTTTCTCTTGGGAAAAAGATCTCCTGGAATAAAGGCAACCATATACCTTAAccccaaacaacaacaaccataaagtaaacatttattgagtgtttgtaATGGCCTAGGCATGGAGGTAAGGGCTTGTGTACATTTCTTAATTTAAACCTTAAGAATCTTCTTATGatgtaattattactattattcccTCCCCAAcaggtgagtaaactgaggcagagaTAAGTAAAATTGCTTAGAGTGATGGTTTCAAGGTTATTTAGTGGAGATCATGTTCCATAACAATTCTTTATATTGctccacaaagaaaaatatattcaatactTAGTCCTTATGTTTTGGAAAAGATTCAGCTCTCAAATTCCTAAGGCTGGTGATGTTGTTTTGCACTTATGCTACCATGGTATACCATGCGTCTAAAGGGCCAGCACTGTGGGACATGGTGTCCTTGCAAAGACCTTTAgaataagacaaaaaagaaaaacttgagagACCCTGGAGAAAAATGATACCAAAATATTTAATGTCAGATtccaatattaaaatatatttacatttaactgTTTTCAAATGCACAAGTTGATGTAATTTTCTACTTTTGCTTGAAAACTGCCATGAATTAATTTCAGAAGGTAACATTCTATGGGAGATTAATTGTAATGGGGAGAATGATACCTCATTTCTTCTGTTATATACATAAATCGAATTtgttttagagatttaaaaagaaaaccttccaTCTTTCTATTATAAGTGCATAGTAACCCAGGGAGGTCAATCACTATCTCAGAAATTCGGTTCTTGTGTCAGTAAGTCCCTAAGATTTAGAATAAATACTAATTAAGATGCAAACTCCAGTCCCATGCACCCTATCTCGTCTAAGAGGTCATTGACTCACCTAGGGTTTTGGCAGGAACTCACAGTAGTGTCTCCACCCCTCGCCACATGTGGGACCTTTTCTTCTTTCAAGCACTCTTCTGCTTCCTCTAGGGGGCTGCGTTTGGAAAGGACGTGTTCAGGTTCTCCAACACATTCTTCTCTCTGATCTGTTTCGATCTGAATTAAAGGCACTTCCCTTGAGCAAAGTGATCGCCTGGTGTGGCTTAGAAGGACAGCATCCTGGCACGAGGACGTTTCCTTTCTAGAATCTAAACTGTTGTGGTTTGCAAGAGGCGCAGCTTTGCTTGGAGATGACATTGGGGGATGTTTGCTTTCAGTAATGGAGTTTTTCCTCGGGTACTCAACAGACTCCTGAACAAGCAGAGCTGGCCCACTTTGCACTCTGCTCGAAGCCAATCTGCTCGCACACTTCTCCACCTGCAAGGAAGAGCCACTGGAAGCAGGCTCAGCATCAGCTGCCCGGGCGTCGTCCACTATAATTTTGTTCTTCCGCATGAGGGCTTCGATTGAGTTTGCCCACGTCTCGTGAATTAACATGTTTGTGATCTGGTCGGCCCCACCTCTCCGATACAAGCAAGAGTCAGATTTGCAGAGACCCGATGAGGAAGCGCTACCGACCTGCTGTACGCTGAGGAAATCTTGCTGGCTGTTTTGAGCAAAGCCATCTAAGGAGTTGGCTTTGATGGGCACGTTCACCGTCAGCCTGGCGCCCAGGGATCTGCTGCTGGGCATGGATGACTGTCTGTAACACACCGGGGATCGCAGAGAAGGCGACAGCAAGCCAGTCGTCCAGTCCTGGCTGCTTTGTCCGGAGGAGGCGCCGTCTTTGTTCTCTCGTTCAATGTCCCTCAACATGTACCTGTAGAACTCCTCGGTGATGCTTTCGGTGCTGGACTGCTTTGAGGAACAGCTTGGCCTCACACTGAGGTGGTCATTTTTCCGGCAGGCCTGTTGCATAGCTGAGTTCAGAATACTGCTGGCATTCTTGCCTGCGTAGTAATCCAGCAGTAAATCAAACCCTCTTCCTTCGTTTTCCATCTGGTTCACCATGAACCTGGAAAACTCATCCGTGATGCTCTCACAGCTTGACTGCTTGGACACGGAGCTGGCCCTGCTAGCTGGCTGGCTTAGGGTACTGGCTAAACCCAGGCTATTCACATACGCCCTGGCGTTGGGGTCCTCCTCTGGAATGCTCTCACAGCTGGAGGCCTTCAGCCGGCTCCACCTGTCTCCACTGAGTAACCGACTCCGAGGGTAGCTCTGGGCTTGCCAGACACCGTCCACCATACAGAACTCTGTGAGGTTCATGATCTTGGCCGCCACTTCGTCTGCAAAATTATTTACAGAATCTGGgacgtcctcaaggttcatcgaCTCGTCCACAACCCTGTTCATCAGCTTCTCTTTAAGCTCCGGGTGCTCATCTGTTTTCCTCTTGATCTCGCTGAGTCGCGGTGGCTTGTGTTTCCTCACAGGGGCCCCACCGGCCtggctctctttcttcctcttcaaggGTCGGCAGGATACGTTGGGGGTAACCAGAAACTCATTCCCTCTTTTCCATGCACAGAACCAGGGTTGTTTTCCATTGGAGTTGTCAAGGCAAATCGCTGCTATTTCAGTTGCCatggaaacaatggtctctgcTAATTCTTCTGCAAAGTCTGCAATGCAGTATATGTCTGGGTGTTTTGCCGGTAGCATAGATTGAGCAGGAAGCAGCAAATCATTCCCTAACAAAGACAGGTTAGCTTGAACTTCATTGTTTAGAGGTGAGGCACAATTGTACTTTTCTTGAGCATTTGGATTGATGCTGTCCTCAGCGTCCTGGGAATTGATGTTGTACTTGCCAACGGTTGGTGTCATTTCTCCCTCTGAAGGGGCTCTGCATTCATTCTCATTGTGACTGGATTGTTGATGAGGGTTTTTTGTATCCTCTCCCACCATTCCTTTCAGATATATTTCCTTGGGGGCTGTTTTAACAGACACTCTGGGAATACAGGACAATTCAGATTGCAGTGGGGGGTTCTGGGAGAGGCCGGGCTTCTCTGGGCCCTTGCTATCTTGCTTTGGATGTTCATCATCTATAAGATCATCGATAACAAGGCTGGTGCTATGCAGGTTGCTAAGTGGATGGCTGCTGGAGTAGTCAGTGGCTTTTGTCCATGCTTGACAAGTGGCCTGATTAGTTGGCTGGAAGTCTAGTTTGGTTTCCCTCCATCTGATGGTCTCCTTAGAAAGGATGGCGGGACGTTCACCAAGCTGTACAAGGTGGCTCATCTTCTTGAAAGTGAAGCATATCACATTGAAGAGAAGCTGATTTGTACTTTCCATTAAGGTGTCCAGGGTTTCAGATGAGTGCCTGCCTTCGTTGGGGtcgattattttatttttctggtgaaCTTCATCAATGG encodes the following:
- the SPHKAP gene encoding A-kinase anchor protein SPHKAP isoform X1: MDGNSLLSTPSELESPLMYEVPELQQGSASGSLGSSLGSSITACKKVLRSNSLLESTDYWLQNQRTPCQIGFVEDKSENCASVCFVNLDVNKDACSTEHLQQKLGNVSPDLPKFISSMNVQKPKENEIVLLSGLTSGNLQADFEVSQCPWLSDICLVQCARGNRPNSTNCIIFEINKFLIGLELVQERQLHLGTNILKVEDDTNCSLSSIEEDFLTASEHLEEESEVEEYRNGYENINVSDNVLENKKPKEATQEEWNYKKEKLLYALEDKYVSKYHTPLIKTEGSLGKVAEDTGLQSLDPSTKPSEWKGEVVGNDKPTKSYYYSENFKGQEGKSQALCIPGNAYFSGMVKRDGPSACGTFSERDSSLDPGDHEDGTNSILPIKDGEATTGEYATNLAESVLQDAFIRLSQSQPTLPQESAVSVSVGNALLPSGCSTEDIGVPRSWNELPQIVIVESPEGSDAGPEPGVSSWPKTEVSLETSGILSGENSSKHPQSALEVALACAATVIGTISSPQATERFKMEQESLVSNHPLGGNEPVQAQSSQVFKEHSISKYSFPSALCGMTQVASAVAVCGLGETGEVKCPAASSGFLSAAEVSAAVPPLCGSVTGKSMELGNEAIAEALLKEATLLLMRPNAYSSIGDLMESMNRRIVETVSKPQTLCSENVLGNELAQTLSNVILKHSIDEVHQKNKIIDPNEGRHSSETLDTLMESTNQLLFNVICFTFKKMSHLVQLGERPAILSKETIRWRETKLDFQPTNQATCQAWTKATDYSSSHPLSNLHSTSLVIDDLIDDEHPKQDSKGPEKPGLSQNPPLQSELSCIPRVSVKTAPKEIYLKGMVGEDTKNPHQQSSHNENECRAPSEGEMTPTVGKYNINSQDAEDSINPNAQEKYNCASPLNNEVQANLSLLGNDLLLPAQSMLPAKHPDIYCIADFAEELAETIVSMATEIAAICLDNSNGKQPWFCAWKRGNEFLVTPNVSCRPLKRKKESQAGGAPVRKHKPPRLSEIKRKTDEHPELKEKLMNRVVDESMNLEDVPDSVNNFADEVAAKIMNLTEFCMVDGVWQAQSYPRSRLLSGDRWSRLKASSCESIPEEDPNARAYVNSLGLASTLSQPASRASSVSKQSSCESITDEFSRFMVNQMENEGRGFDLLLDYYAGKNASSILNSAMQQACRKNDHLSVRPSCSSKQSSTESITEEFYRYMLRDIERENKDGASSGQSSQDWTTGLLSPSLRSPVCYRQSSMPSSRSLGARLTVNVPIKANSLDGFAQNSQQDFLSVQQVGSASSSGLCKSDSCLYRRGGADQITNMLIHETWANSIEALMRKNKIIVDDARAADAEPASSGSSLQVEKCASRLASSRVQSGPALLVQESVEYPRKNSITESKHPPMSSPSKAAPLANHNSLDSRKETSSCQDAVLLSHTRRSLCSREVPLIQIETDQREECVGEPEHVLSKRSPLEEAEECLKEEKVPHVARGGDTTVSSCQNPSDSLDARDVPEAEVSTEGRAPDEFSNPPGSSGESTDSWSQLANEEDNPDDTSSFLQLSERSMSNGNSSATSSLGIMDLDIYQESMPSSPMINELVEENEILKGQSENTEERASGMPVGTASSQGSLLVINFDLEPECPDTELRATLQWIAASELGIPTIYFKKSQENRIEKFLDVMQLVHQKSWKVGDIFHAVVQYCKLHEEQKDGTPSLFDWLLELG